A genomic stretch from Telmatocola sphagniphila includes:
- a CDS encoding PDZ domain-containing protein, whose protein sequence is MNFQMLQFPIVQACTRRSNRVARYLLTLATIVHFSCSATAADAKIVEVIGKTAKASVTSGTLKVGDGVAILSIQSNSIEEIVATGHVLDTGDGSILVTIDQARDKVVPGQQMRTLPTTSSANEDSSLSKSGGSTERNQVPQNRMTSPGWLGVSIRPVSELLASEMKLPRPVGALLVGIYPGSPADKAGFRRGDIVLKINDNWIQNVDQLSPALAKFKASQQITVVLMRNGEGLQTQISLAVRPAASYFVQSVREKAMQGEAWAQVELASLYQMGEGVDRNEEQSIVWAHRAAIQNDVKAQDILGYAYSKGAGVKKDDNLSRAWLLKAAEQGMPNSQVQLADMYRRGLGGVQDFSAAFSWYRKAAEQGNALGQYWLGFMYLKGEGIEQSATKSAEWFLQAASQGCAVAQREVGHLFEKGEGVPRDLEKAIDYYRHAAAQNLPSAMVDLGRVYRSAKGELKNVTEAVKLFRSAAEQGDAMAQVQMGLAYLDGAGVEQDELQAAQYFQKAGDQGCPEGFNYLGWMAMQGPKSQRNEEMAVKWYQLAANQGFAKSQVELGNRYLFGEGVQKDYAKALLWYRKAADQGLAIAQNNIGFMFQQGYGVQVDYEKALDWYRRAAKQGCAQAQNNLGVLYLNGLGVERNRAEAISWYLRASSQGSRDAKQNLRALGVEP, encoded by the coding sequence ATGAACTTTCAAATGCTGCAATTCCCTATTGTTCAAGCCTGCACCCGACGAAGTAATCGGGTCGCCCGCTATCTCCTGACACTGGCCACTATCGTTCATTTCTCTTGTTCTGCTACAGCAGCCGATGCCAAAATTGTCGAAGTGATCGGTAAAACAGCAAAAGCCAGTGTTACTTCCGGCACACTCAAAGTTGGCGACGGTGTGGCAATCCTTTCGATTCAATCAAACTCGATCGAGGAAATTGTGGCAACTGGCCACGTTTTAGACACGGGTGATGGTTCGATTCTGGTGACAATCGATCAGGCCAGAGACAAAGTTGTCCCAGGACAACAAATGCGTACACTTCCTACGACTTCTTCAGCAAATGAGGACTCATCGCTCTCAAAGAGCGGAGGTTCTACAGAGCGGAATCAGGTCCCGCAAAACAGGATGACATCACCGGGTTGGCTGGGAGTGTCAATCCGCCCTGTTTCGGAACTTTTAGCAAGTGAAATGAAACTACCTCGTCCAGTGGGTGCCCTGCTGGTGGGGATCTACCCCGGTAGTCCTGCAGATAAAGCAGGATTCCGGAGAGGAGATATTGTGCTCAAAATTAATGATAACTGGATCCAGAACGTCGATCAACTCTCACCAGCACTTGCAAAGTTTAAAGCCAGTCAGCAAATTACAGTGGTTTTGATGAGAAATGGAGAAGGTTTGCAAACGCAAATTTCACTTGCGGTTCGCCCAGCTGCTTCTTACTTCGTTCAATCGGTTCGTGAGAAAGCCATGCAAGGCGAGGCATGGGCGCAAGTGGAACTAGCTTCTCTCTATCAGATGGGTGAAGGGGTCGATCGGAACGAGGAGCAGTCGATTGTTTGGGCTCATCGGGCAGCAATTCAAAACGATGTAAAAGCTCAAGACATACTTGGTTACGCATACTCCAAAGGTGCGGGTGTTAAGAAGGACGATAATTTGTCTCGAGCATGGCTGCTCAAAGCAGCTGAACAAGGAATGCCTAACTCTCAGGTGCAATTGGCGGATATGTATCGACGCGGTCTCGGTGGAGTTCAAGATTTTTCAGCTGCATTTAGCTGGTATCGCAAAGCTGCAGAACAAGGCAATGCCCTCGGTCAGTACTGGCTGGGCTTCATGTATCTGAAAGGCGAAGGCATAGAACAAAGCGCGACCAAGTCGGCCGAGTGGTTTTTGCAAGCAGCTAGTCAAGGATGCGCAGTTGCACAACGTGAAGTAGGACATCTTTTTGAAAAGGGTGAAGGCGTACCCCGCGATTTGGAGAAAGCGATCGACTACTATCGTCATGCCGCGGCTCAAAACTTACCATCCGCAATGGTTGATCTAGGTCGAGTCTACCGCTCCGCAAAAGGAGAGTTGAAAAACGTGACCGAGGCAGTGAAGCTATTCCGAAGTGCCGCCGAGCAAGGAGATGCAATGGCCCAGGTCCAGATGGGCCTCGCTTATCTGGACGGAGCCGGAGTTGAACAGGACGAACTGCAAGCCGCACAGTACTTCCAGAAAGCTGGTGACCAGGGTTGTCCGGAAGGTTTTAACTATTTGGGATGGATGGCTATGCAAGGCCCGAAATCCCAACGGAACGAAGAGATGGCGGTGAAATGGTATCAGCTGGCGGCGAATCAAGGATTTGCTAAATCCCAAGTGGAATTAGGAAATCGATACCTATTTGGTGAAGGTGTGCAAAAAGATTACGCTAAAGCACTTCTCTGGTATCGTAAGGCAGCCGATCAAGGACTTGCGATTGCTCAAAATAATATCGGTTTCATGTTTCAACAGGGTTACGGTGTTCAAGTCGACTACGAAAAAGCGTTGGATTGGTATCGCAGAGCGGCCAAACAAGGCTGTGCACAAGCACAGAATAACTTGGGAGTGCTCTATCTTAATGGGCTGGGAGTCGAACGCAATCGGGCGGAGGCAATTTCGTGGTATCTTCGAGCATCCTCTCAAGGTAGCAGGGACGCCAAGCAGAATCTGCGAGCGTTGGGGGTTGAACCTTAA
- a CDS encoding coiled-coil domain-containing protein — translation MAIAVGYTPEEAKILSDGCWSLDMNDTTTALPSANPTYWEYVKTVLATHTALHSPMAKKLCDKNDPALDQLVFNTGGGDFGRIGRGVFYHALYQDEPKDDARHEKGGAPSLDKPWKQYIKFELAKMKDQGWPEDVVQKYKLILIGQYLHMLLDSYVHPPNPWIGHSLQGHEPDYTANHKDWYKNAVRRVLTELRSDDFIQGSKGQFTSFGVKDTEKEKAFAEGLVNALADDGYKGKAPGSLEESDKPGTVKASCIAAIEKFMNDYLQKRDDSTNTGDGVSTLDDKRVKLRDIQPVSEKFSIPAYTHIQYVAPGVVFSGPPRIPGGTQRTGSADNLFWTQYGDNEPGPVLDNFITWILKREKEKDPDAIKALERVRESIRAGFCLCQDNPAQPSAPVPAPMPLPMPTTNPAPATPPAPVPNAPVPVPLPNPTTETRAPAAPPPATPAPVMLPNPTPRHDDRGHFSIPLGPVSPPRGIVTGFGGGSSMTPFKIPEIPHACKPGIIDAVIEIIDKSNPGHGKGDGKDENCTKGDTDMTIICKSKEIDQALTKREQAEREATAARNLAVQQQKNYAAAVARYQADLARYNAAVKQQQDYAAAVARYQADLARYNAAVKQQQDYAAAVARYQEEVAYYNAALQQQQYQAALAQHYSVPNYSSGSHYQNGSHGGGMSHDVDWGRAALSIAGAFLGGNSGHHR, via the coding sequence ATGGCCATCGCAGTGGGCTACACGCCGGAAGAGGCCAAGATCCTTTCGGATGGTTGCTGGAGTTTGGACATGAATGACACCACCACGGCGTTACCGAGCGCAAACCCCACCTATTGGGAGTACGTCAAGACCGTCTTAGCTACTCACACAGCTTTACACTCACCGATGGCGAAGAAACTCTGTGATAAGAACGATCCTGCTCTCGATCAGCTCGTCTTCAATACCGGTGGCGGCGATTTCGGTCGAATCGGTCGGGGTGTATTTTACCATGCGTTATATCAGGATGAGCCTAAGGACGACGCACGCCACGAGAAAGGAGGCGCGCCGAGTCTGGACAAACCCTGGAAGCAGTACATCAAGTTTGAACTGGCCAAAATGAAGGATCAAGGTTGGCCCGAGGACGTTGTGCAAAAATACAAATTGATCCTGATCGGTCAGTATCTCCACATGCTCCTTGACTCCTACGTTCACCCACCTAATCCGTGGATTGGACACTCGCTGCAGGGCCACGAACCGGACTATACAGCCAACCACAAGGATTGGTACAAAAATGCTGTCAGAAGAGTTCTTACTGAACTTCGTTCCGACGATTTCATCCAGGGCAGCAAAGGCCAATTCACTTCATTTGGGGTGAAGGACACCGAAAAGGAAAAAGCGTTCGCCGAGGGCCTGGTCAATGCACTGGCCGACGACGGTTATAAAGGCAAAGCTCCCGGGTCGCTAGAGGAATCGGACAAGCCTGGCACAGTCAAGGCAAGCTGCATCGCTGCTATCGAAAAGTTCATGAACGATTATTTGCAGAAAAGGGACGATTCCACGAACACCGGGGACGGGGTGAGCACATTGGACGACAAGCGTGTCAAACTCCGCGACATTCAGCCAGTCAGCGAGAAGTTCAGCATCCCCGCTTACACTCACATCCAGTATGTTGCCCCCGGAGTTGTATTTTCGGGACCACCGCGAATCCCGGGAGGAACGCAACGCACTGGTAGCGCTGACAATTTATTCTGGACGCAATACGGTGACAATGAGCCCGGTCCGGTCCTCGACAACTTCATCACTTGGATTCTTAAGCGAGAGAAAGAGAAAGATCCGGATGCTATCAAAGCGCTTGAGCGCGTGCGGGAGAGCATTCGAGCCGGGTTTTGCCTTTGCCAGGACAACCCCGCGCAACCGTCGGCCCCCGTGCCGGCGCCGATGCCTCTTCCGATGCCGACCACCAACCCGGCGCCCGCGACCCCTCCTGCACCTGTACCGAACGCGCCGGTCCCGGTTCCGTTGCCCAACCCTACAACTGAAACGCGTGCCCCGGCGGCACCGCCGCCCGCGACGCCTGCGCCGGTAATGCTACCAAATCCAACACCTCGACATGACGATCGCGGGCACTTTTCCATTCCTCTCGGACCAGTCTCGCCACCGCGAGGAATAGTGACCGGATTCGGCGGCGGATCTTCCATGACTCCCTTCAAAATTCCTGAGATTCCTCATGCTTGCAAGCCAGGGATAATCGATGCCGTGATTGAAATTATCGACAAGTCGAATCCGGGGCATGGGAAAGGCGATGGCAAAGACGAAAATTGCACGAAGGGCGATACGGATATGACCATTATCTGCAAATCCAAAGAGATCGATCAAGCGCTCACCAAACGTGAGCAGGCTGAGCGTGAAGCGACTGCGGCAAGGAATCTAGCTGTCCAACAACAAAAAAATTACGCGGCTGCGGTCGCTCGTTATCAGGCCGATCTGGCACGATACAATGCGGCCGTTAAACAGCAGCAGGATTACGCGGCTGCGGTCGCTCGTTATCAGGCCGATCTGGCACGATACAATGCGGCCGTAAAGCAGCAGCAGGATTACGCGGCTGCGGTCGCTCGCTACCAGGAAGAAGTTGCATACTACAATGCCGCCCTTCAGCAGCAGCAATATCAGGCCGCGCTGGCTCAGCATTATTCTGTTCCAAATTATTCAAGCGGTTCTCATTATCAAAACGGCTCTCACGGTGGCGGAATGAGTCACGACGTAGATTGGGGACGCGCTGCGTTATCGATCGCTGGAGCTTTTCTAGGGGGCAATTCCGGACATCATAGATGA